Proteins encoded together in one Desulfonatronum thiosulfatophilum window:
- a CDS encoding sigma 54-interacting transcriptional regulator, producing the protein MNPDTRDLKLHVLSSICEIIAHLPDLENILLEVLRIMSDNLSMKRATVTLLDRKTGMLFITASHGLTPEEMRRGVYRLDEGVTGRIFQTGKPYAVPDIRKEPLFLNKTQSRTLEKQHLTFIGVPITLQGIPIGVLNVDRLFGDHVSTQEDIEFLQVVAVLIAQFVSLNEQFQNLRAENASLRYKVSKGTDGPYIVGRSSAMQEVQRQIQRVAPTKATVLLQGESGTGKTLIGRIIHDLSERKKFPFIKVNCASIPENLLESELFGFEKGAFTGAMAAKPGKFEEADNGSIFLDEIGELPLGLQAKLLRFIQEKEFERLGSNKTRRVDVRILAATNKDLEALSNQGAFRPDLFYRLNVFPIHTPALRERKEDIEGLLIHFLRKVSREYNREIHFSIDALELLKAHDWPGNVREMENLIERLVILSEQDRIQPELIEPFLGSRPSTRTDSPSASGTAQAVDKPALLREMEKREIIAALGRNGWVQARAAKELGLSQRQMGYKISKFDLDAMVSVQRVRSRKNKS; encoded by the coding sequence ATGAACCCAGACACCAGAGATCTCAAACTGCATGTCCTTTCCAGCATCTGTGAGATAATCGCCCATCTGCCGGATCTGGAAAACATCTTGTTGGAAGTTTTGCGCATCATGTCGGACAACTTGAGCATGAAACGGGCAACCGTGACGCTCCTGGACCGCAAGACCGGGATGCTCTTCATTACCGCGTCCCATGGGCTGACGCCGGAAGAAATGCGGCGCGGAGTCTATCGTTTGGACGAGGGGGTCACTGGACGGATATTCCAGACGGGCAAGCCGTATGCCGTCCCGGATATTCGCAAAGAACCCCTGTTCCTGAACAAAACCCAGTCCAGGACCCTGGAAAAACAGCACCTGACCTTCATCGGCGTGCCCATCACCCTCCAGGGTATTCCCATCGGCGTCTTGAACGTGGACCGGCTGTTTGGAGACCATGTCTCCACCCAGGAAGACATCGAGTTTTTGCAGGTCGTGGCCGTGCTCATTGCCCAGTTCGTCAGCCTGAACGAGCAGTTCCAGAACCTGCGGGCGGAGAACGCCTCGCTGCGGTACAAGGTCTCCAAGGGGACGGACGGTCCCTATATTGTCGGACGCAGCTCGGCCATGCAGGAAGTTCAGCGGCAAATTCAGCGGGTCGCGCCGACCAAGGCCACTGTCCTGCTGCAGGGAGAATCCGGGACCGGAAAGACGTTGATCGGCCGGATCATCCATGATCTTTCGGAGCGCAAAAAGTTTCCGTTCATCAAGGTCAACTGCGCCTCGATTCCGGAAAACCTGCTTGAATCGGAACTGTTCGGCTTTGAGAAAGGGGCGTTCACCGGGGCCATGGCCGCCAAGCCCGGCAAATTCGAGGAAGCTGACAACGGGAGCATCTTTCTGGATGAAATCGGCGAGCTGCCCCTGGGACTGCAGGCCAAGCTGTTGCGGTTTATCCAGGAGAAGGAATTCGAGCGCCTGGGCAGCAACAAGACCCGCAGGGTGGATGTGCGTATTCTGGCCGCCACGAACAAGGATCTGGAGGCGTTGTCCAACCAGGGGGCCTTTCGGCCGGATCTGTTCTACCGGTTAAACGTTTTTCCGATCCATACTCCCGCGCTCCGGGAGCGCAAGGAGGATATCGAAGGCCTGCTGATCCACTTTCTGCGCAAGGTCAGCCGGGAGTATAACCGGGAAATCCATTTTTCCATCGACGCTCTTGAACTGCTGAAGGCCCATGACTGGCCAGGAAACGTTCGGGAGATGGAAAACCTGATCGAGCGTTTGGTGATCCTCAGCGAGCAGGATCGTATCCAGCCGGAGCTGATCGAACCTTTTCTCGGTTCCCGGCCGTCAACGCGGACGGACAGCCCTTCAGCTTCAGGGACAGCTCAGGCCGTGGATAAGCCGGCCCTGCTCCGAGAGATGGAAAAACGTGAAATCATTGCCGCTCTGGGTCGCAATGGCTGGGTCCAGGCCAGGGCGGCCAAGGAGCTTGGGCTGAGCCAGCGACAGATGGGCTACAAGATCAGCAAGTTTGATCTGGATGCCATGGTTTCGGTCCAGAGAGTCAGGTCTAGAAAGAATAAGTCGTGA
- a CDS encoding LeuA family protein gives MLIDSTLREGAQMFGVYFTEELRRRILTGLVRARVDEVEIGWVGQEGLPELLRHARRIDPDERTSLTVWSPLRSRDLRALAEQGVRRVHFGVPVSDAHIEKRLSLDRAGLLDRLQRVLEESVSLPFEFLSIGLEDVSRADREFALEAAKVVQECGGHRVRLSDTVGLLMPLETAELVGLFVDRTRLEVGFHGHNDFGMATANAITALAAGAHCVDVSALGIGERAGIAALEEVSAHLNVRGRAGYDQFEILNLARMVGEAARIPIARNKVLLGQDIFACESGLHLHGLAADPALFEPFAPEGIGAHRKTAVGMKSGTAAVSAAIRRLGIILPRRDVEELGNHVRTLSGQLARPLRDEELLLLASSRNEHQDGQFTIIIN, from the coding sequence ATGCTTATCGACAGCACCTTGCGCGAGGGAGCGCAGATGTTCGGAGTATACTTCACGGAAGAGTTGCGCCGGCGCATCCTGACAGGACTTGTGCGGGCCCGGGTGGATGAAGTCGAAATCGGCTGGGTCGGTCAGGAGGGGCTGCCGGAGTTGCTTCGTCATGCGCGTCGGATTGATCCTGACGAACGGACGTCCTTGACGGTCTGGTCGCCGCTGCGCTCCAGAGACCTGCGGGCTTTGGCCGAGCAGGGCGTGCGGAGAGTTCATTTCGGCGTTCCGGTGTCGGATGCGCATATTGAAAAGCGGCTGAGCCTGGACCGGGCCGGACTTCTGGATCGTCTGCAGCGAGTCCTTGAGGAGTCGGTCTCCTTGCCGTTCGAATTTCTGAGCATCGGCCTGGAAGACGTTTCCCGGGCTGATCGAGAGTTTGCCCTGGAAGCGGCAAAAGTGGTGCAGGAATGTGGAGGCCACAGGGTCCGTCTTTCGGATACCGTTGGTCTGCTCATGCCTCTGGAAACGGCGGAGTTGGTGGGACTGTTCGTTGACCGGACTAGGCTGGAGGTGGGCTTTCACGGCCATAATGATTTTGGAATGGCCACGGCCAACGCGATCACCGCATTGGCCGCCGGAGCGCACTGCGTGGACGTTTCGGCTCTGGGCATCGGGGAGCGTGCCGGAATCGCGGCCCTGGAAGAAGTCAGCGCTCACCTCAATGTTCGGGGGAGGGCCGGGTATGATCAATTTGAAATCCTCAACCTCGCCCGAATGGTCGGCGAAGCAGCCCGTATTCCCATTGCCCGCAACAAGGTCCTCCTGGGGCAGGACATTTTCGCCTGCGAATCCGGCCTGCATCTGCATGGCTTGGCCGCGGACCCTGCACTGTTTGAGCCTTTTGCACCTGAGGGCATCGGGGCTCATCGGAAAACAGCCGTGGGAATGAAATCCGGTACCGCGGCAGTGTCCGCGGCAATCCGTCGGCTCGGCATCATCCTGCCGCGCCGGGATGTCGAGGAACTTGGCAACCATGTCCGGACTCTCTCCGGTCAGCTCGCCAGGCCGCTGCGGGATGAGGAACTCCTGTTGCTGGCTTCTTCAAGGAATGAACATCAAGATGGTCAGTTCACAATCATCATCAACTAA
- the nifH gene encoding nitrogenase iron protein, protein MRKVAIYGKGGIGKSTTTQNTVAALAEMGRKVMIVGCDPKADSTRLLLHGLHQRTVLDTLREEGEDVELEDVLLGGFGGTLCTESGGPEPGVGCAGRGIITSINLLEQLGAYKEDKNLDYVFYDVLGDVVCGGFAMPIREGKAQEIYIVVSGEMMAMYAANNICKGIVKFAEAGGVRLGGLICNSRNVDNEREMIVQLAKRLGSQMIHFVPRDNMVQRAEINRKTVIDFDPKHSQADEYRTLAKKVDGNDMFVVPKPLEIDELEKLLIDYGIAN, encoded by the coding sequence ATGCGCAAGGTTGCCATTTATGGAAAGGGCGGAATCGGAAAATCCACGACAACACAGAATACCGTCGCCGCTCTCGCTGAAATGGGACGCAAGGTGATGATCGTGGGATGCGATCCCAAGGCGGACTCCACACGGTTGCTGCTGCACGGTCTGCATCAGCGTACGGTCTTGGACACCCTACGTGAAGAAGGCGAGGACGTGGAGCTGGAAGATGTTCTCCTTGGAGGATTCGGTGGGACCCTCTGCACGGAGTCCGGAGGTCCCGAGCCCGGTGTCGGCTGCGCCGGCCGGGGCATTATCACCAGCATCAATTTGCTGGAGCAGCTTGGCGCGTACAAGGAAGACAAGAACCTGGACTACGTTTTTTACGACGTTCTGGGCGACGTGGTCTGCGGCGGTTTCGCAATGCCCATTCGCGAGGGCAAGGCTCAGGAGATCTACATCGTCGTATCGGGGGAAATGATGGCCATGTACGCGGCCAACAACATCTGCAAGGGCATCGTCAAATTCGCCGAGGCAGGTGGCGTGCGGTTGGGTGGACTGATCTGCAACAGCCGTAATGTGGACAATGAGCGGGAAATGATCGTGCAGCTGGCCAAGCGGTTGGGATCCCAGATGATCCACTTCGTGCCCAGGGACAACATGGTGCAGCGGGCCGAAATCAACCGCAAGACGGTCATCGACTTCGATCCTAAGCATTCCCAGGCCGATGAATATCGAACCCTGGCCAAGAAGGTCGACGGCAACGACATGTTCGTGGTCCCCAAACCCCTGGAGATCGATGAACTGGAAAAGCTGCTCATCGATTACGGAATCGCCAATTAA
- a CDS encoding P-II family nitrogen regulator: MLIMVRAIVRPEKADGVLKALMDAGYPAVTKFSVAGRGKQRGIKIGEITYDEIPKVLLLSVVGENDKDFVVKTIMEAARSGDKGAFGDGKIFLSPVEEMYTISSGIKETEGANLKGVGV; this comes from the coding sequence ATGTTGATCATGGTCAGGGCGATAGTGCGGCCCGAAAAGGCGGATGGTGTTTTGAAGGCGCTGATGGATGCCGGGTATCCGGCGGTGACGAAGTTTTCAGTGGCCGGTCGCGGCAAGCAGCGCGGCATCAAGATCGGGGAGATCACCTACGACGAGATTCCCAAGGTGCTGCTGTTGAGCGTGGTGGGTGAGAACGACAAGGATTTCGTGGTCAAGACGATCATGGAAGCCGCCCGCTCCGGTGATAAGGGCGCCTTCGGCGACGGCAAGATTTTTCTCAGCCCGGTGGAGGAAATGTACACCATCAGTTCCGGAATCAAGGAGACCGAAGGGGCGAACCTGAAGGGGGTCGGGGTATGA
- a CDS encoding P-II family nitrogen regulator has translation MKEITAVIRMNMVNKTKEALAEAGVPAFFALEAQGRGKGLINSALLQGAAKGYEEAAELLGEKGRLYPKRVFTVVVEDTQVEDVVTTIMEVNRTGKPGDGKIFVAPVFDSVRVRTGERGAKSID, from the coding sequence ATGAAGGAAATAACCGCGGTCATCCGGATGAACATGGTCAACAAGACCAAGGAAGCCCTGGCCGAGGCGGGCGTTCCGGCATTCTTCGCCCTGGAGGCCCAGGGCCGGGGCAAGGGGCTGATCAACTCGGCACTGCTCCAGGGAGCGGCCAAGGGCTACGAAGAGGCCGCCGAGTTGTTGGGCGAAAAAGGCAGGCTGTATCCCAAGCGCGTCTTTACCGTCGTGGTTGAAGACACCCAGGTGGAAGACGTGGTGACGACGATCATGGAAGTGAACAGGACCGGCAAGCCCGGTGACGGAAAAATATTCGTCGCTCCGGTGTTCGACTCGGTCCGGGTCCGCACCGGTGAGCGAGGCGCAAAATCCATCGACTAA
- the nifD gene encoding nitrogenase molybdenum-iron protein alpha chain — protein MSTITKKKKVVQMDPADLVQDLLKKYPTKVARKRAKQIMVKEAEGASTPEMGANVRTIPGIITMRGCTYAGCKGVILGPTRDIVNITHGPIGCGFYSWLTRRNQTHTETDADENFMPYAFSTDMNENDIVFGGEKKLKQAIKEAYELFHPKAIAIFSTCPVGLIGDDVHAVAREMKEELGINVFGFSCEGYKGVSQSAGHHIANNQIFKHVVGTKEEIKVGEFKINLLGEYNIGGDGFEIDRIMDKCGITVVSTFSGNSTYDQFATSHTADLNTVMCHRSINYVAEMMESKYGIPWIKVNFIGAEATAKSLRKIAQYFDSPKLTERVEAVIAEEMPEVRQVMDDVRSRTEGKTAMLFVGGSRAHHYQELFNEIGMRTISAGYEFAHRDDYEGRHVIPDIKIDADSRNIEELEVEPCTKDYNPRKTDEELKKLDEEGFKFKEYAGMIPDMENKSLVIDDLNQYEAEKLIEIMKPDIFCAGIKEKYSVQKLGIPLKQLHNYDIGGPYAGFKGAVNFYHDIDRMVNSKVWSYLKAPWQEKPELSATYVWE, from the coding sequence ATGAGCACCATTACAAAGAAGAAAAAAGTCGTTCAGATGGATCCCGCCGATCTGGTGCAGGATCTGTTGAAAAAATATCCGACCAAGGTGGCCAGGAAGCGGGCCAAACAGATCATGGTCAAGGAAGCGGAAGGCGCGTCCACTCCGGAAATGGGCGCCAACGTCCGCACCATTCCCGGCATCATCACCATGCGCGGCTGCACCTACGCCGGTTGCAAGGGCGTCATTCTCGGCCCGACCCGGGACATCGTGAACATCACCCATGGCCCCATCGGCTGCGGGTTCTACTCCTGGTTGACCCGGCGCAATCAGACCCACACCGAAACGGATGCCGATGAAAACTTCATGCCCTACGCCTTTTCCACGGACATGAACGAGAACGACATCGTCTTCGGCGGGGAAAAGAAGCTTAAGCAGGCCATCAAGGAAGCCTACGAGCTGTTCCATCCCAAGGCCATCGCCATCTTCTCCACCTGCCCCGTGGGCCTGATCGGCGACGATGTGCACGCCGTGGCCAGGGAAATGAAGGAGGAACTGGGCATCAACGTCTTCGGGTTCAGCTGCGAAGGGTACAAGGGCGTCAGCCAGTCCGCGGGCCACCACATCGCCAACAACCAGATCTTCAAGCACGTGGTCGGTACCAAGGAAGAAATCAAGGTCGGCGAGTTCAAGATCAACCTGCTGGGCGAATACAACATCGGCGGAGACGGCTTCGAGATCGACCGGATCATGGACAAGTGCGGGATCACCGTGGTCTCCACCTTCAGCGGCAACTCCACCTACGACCAGTTCGCCACGTCCCACACCGCGGACCTGAACACGGTCATGTGCCACCGCTCCATCAACTACGTGGCCGAGATGATGGAGAGCAAGTACGGGATTCCCTGGATCAAGGTGAATTTCATCGGCGCCGAGGCCACGGCCAAATCCCTGCGCAAGATCGCCCAGTATTTCGATTCGCCAAAGCTGACCGAGCGCGTGGAAGCCGTGATCGCCGAGGAAATGCCGGAGGTGAGGCAGGTCATGGACGATGTCCGCTCCCGAACCGAAGGCAAGACGGCCATGCTCTTCGTGGGCGGTTCCCGTGCCCACCACTACCAGGAGTTGTTCAACGAAATCGGGATGCGGACCATTTCCGCGGGCTACGAGTTCGCCCACCGCGACGACTACGAGGGCCGGCACGTCATACCGGACATCAAGATCGACGCGGACAGCCGGAACATCGAGGAGCTGGAAGTCGAGCCGTGCACCAAAGACTACAATCCGCGCAAGACCGATGAAGAGCTGAAAAAGCTCGATGAAGAGGGATTCAAGTTCAAGGAATACGCCGGAATGATCCCGGACATGGAGAACAAGTCCCTGGTGATCGACGACCTGAACCAGTACGAGGCTGAGAAGCTGATCGAAATCATGAAACCGGACATCTTCTGCGCCGGGATCAAGGAAAAGTATTCCGTCCAGAAGCTGGGCATCCCGCTGAAACAGCTCCACAACTACGACATCGGCGGACCGTATGCCGGATTCAAGGGCGCGGTGAACTTCTACCATGACATCGACCGCATGGTGAACAGCAAAGTCTGGTCCTACCTCAAGGCGCCCTGGCAGGAAAAGCCGGAACTGTCCGCGACGTATGTTTGGGAGTGA
- the nifK gene encoding nitrogenase molybdenum-iron protein subunit beta codes for MTLLRHTPTEIKERSALSINPAKTCQPVGAMYAALGVHGCLPHSHGSQGCCAYHRSALTRHYREPVSAATSSFTEGASVFGGQANLLQAINNIFTVYEPDVIAVHTTCLSETIGDDVPQITEKARQEGKIPEGKHVVSAATPSYVGSHVTGFSNMVKGILKGFAVKTGKKNGKVNIIPGFVEPSDMEEVKRLAGAMGVKTIVVPDTSGVLNGPLTGEYKMFPEGGTTTEKLRSTGDSVGTLALGEWASADGAKFLDTEFKVPCKILDLPIGLKATDRFIDALRLISGRHVTDLITHERGQLVDMISDMHQYFYHKKVALTGDPDQIIALTEFLTSIDMCPVHIVTGTPGKKFEARIKEITADSPFPVNVKAHGDMFLLHQWIKNDPVDLLIGNTYCKYIARDEDIPLIRHGFPILDRVGHQYFPTVGYKGGLRLLEKILDALLTRIDRDADEEKFELAF; via the coding sequence ATGACGCTGCTTCGACATACGCCGACTGAAATCAAGGAGCGCTCCGCGCTGTCCATCAATCCGGCCAAGACCTGCCAGCCGGTGGGGGCCATGTACGCGGCCCTGGGGGTTCACGGCTGCCTGCCCCACAGTCACGGTTCCCAGGGTTGCTGCGCCTATCATCGCAGCGCCCTGACCCGGCACTACAGGGAGCCGGTTTCCGCGGCCACAAGCTCGTTCACGGAAGGTGCTTCCGTCTTCGGCGGCCAGGCCAATCTGCTCCAGGCCATCAACAATATTTTCACGGTGTACGAGCCGGACGTGATCGCCGTGCACACCACCTGCCTGTCCGAGACCATCGGGGACGACGTGCCGCAGATTACGGAAAAAGCCCGCCAGGAAGGCAAGATTCCCGAAGGCAAACATGTCGTCAGCGCCGCCACCCCCAGTTATGTGGGTTCTCATGTCACGGGCTTCTCGAACATGGTCAAGGGAATCCTGAAAGGCTTTGCCGTCAAGACCGGCAAGAAAAACGGCAAGGTGAACATCATTCCCGGCTTCGTGGAGCCTTCGGATATGGAGGAAGTCAAACGACTGGCCGGCGCCATGGGGGTCAAGACCATCGTTGTTCCGGACACCTCGGGAGTGCTCAACGGCCCTCTGACCGGCGAATACAAAATGTTTCCCGAGGGCGGCACGACCACCGAGAAATTGCGTTCCACCGGGGACTCCGTGGGCACCCTGGCTCTGGGTGAATGGGCTTCCGCTGACGGGGCCAAATTCCTGGACACCGAATTCAAGGTGCCCTGCAAAATCCTGGACCTGCCCATCGGTTTGAAGGCCACGGACCGGTTCATCGACGCCCTGCGCCTGATTTCCGGTCGCCACGTCACGGACTTGATCACCCACGAACGAGGCCAGCTGGTGGATATGATCTCGGACATGCACCAGTACTTCTATCACAAGAAGGTGGCCCTGACGGGGGACCCGGACCAGATCATCGCCCTGACCGAATTCCTGACCTCCATCGACATGTGCCCGGTGCACATCGTCACGGGCACGCCGGGCAAGAAGTTCGAGGCCCGAATCAAAGAAATTACGGCCGACAGCCCGTTTCCGGTCAACGTCAAGGCCCACGGCGACATGTTCCTGCTGCACCAGTGGATCAAGAACGATCCGGTGGATCTGCTCATCGGCAACACCTACTGCAAGTACATTGCCCGGGACGAGGACATCCCGCTGATCCGCCACGGATTCCCGATCCTGGACCGGGTGGGTCATCAGTACTTTCCCACGGTTGGCTACAAGGGCGGCCTGCGGCTGCTGGAAAAGATCCTGGACGCCCTGCTGACCCGCATCGACCGGGATGCCGACGAGGAAAAATTTGAACTGGCATTCTAA
- a CDS encoding (2Fe-2S) ferredoxin domain-containing protein, translating to MEKPKHHLFVCASFRTKGEPKGVCHKSTIDLLPYIDEEILDRNLDVLVTSTGCLKQCENGPVMVVYPEGWWFGKIDSEDAVDAVLDGLEEGRPAEEYLL from the coding sequence GTGGAAAAACCGAAACATCACCTGTTCGTCTGCGCCAGTTTCCGGACCAAGGGCGAACCCAAGGGCGTCTGCCACAAAAGCACCATCGACCTGCTGCCCTATATCGATGAGGAAATCCTGGACCGCAACCTGGACGTACTGGTGACCAGCACTGGCTGCCTGAAGCAGTGCGAAAACGGACCGGTCATGGTTGTCTATCCGGAAGGATGGTGGTTCGGCAAAATCGACAGTGAAGATGCCGTGGACGCTGTTCTGGACGGCCTGGAAGAAGGCCGGCCGGCGGAAGAATACCTGCTGTAG
- a CDS encoding GNAT family N-acetyltransferase produces the protein MTSPVTIRTAIPGDIPEMVALLGELFAIEADFRPDPALQHQGLALMLRDPVSRRILVAVEDGKVIGMCSLQILVSTAQGGQVGLVEDVVVAAPWRGRGIGAMLMRALEESAAEIGLSRLQLLADADNVPALNFYRLRGWNSTKLICLRKEGDPS, from the coding sequence ATGACCAGCCCCGTGACGATCAGAACCGCAATCCCTGGAGACATTCCGGAAATGGTCGCGTTGCTGGGAGAATTGTTCGCCATTGAAGCCGACTTTCGGCCCGACCCCGCCCTGCAGCATCAGGGGCTCGCCCTGATGCTGCGGGATCCGGTCTCACGCCGCATTCTCGTGGCCGTGGAGGACGGCAAGGTCATCGGCATGTGCTCGCTGCAGATTCTCGTCTCCACGGCCCAGGGCGGTCAGGTGGGATTGGTGGAGGACGTGGTGGTGGCTGCCCCATGGCGAGGGCGCGGCATCGGGGCCATGCTGATGCGGGCCCTGGAAGAATCTGCCGCGGAAATAGGGCTTTCGCGCCTGCAACTCCTGGCGGACGCGGACAATGTCCCGGCCTTGAATTTCTACCGGCTCAGGGGCTGGAACTCAACGAAGCTGATCTGCCTGCGCAAAGAAGGCGACCCATCCTGA